Genomic DNA from Canis aureus isolate CA01 chromosome 32, VMU_Caureus_v.1.0, whole genome shotgun sequence:
ATGTCACCAATAGGGGAACCAAGAATATTTTAACTAGCAAAAAacggaaggaggaagggagggaagaacagGAGCACGTAAGTGAGCTTAAAGCTTATTTTGTAGATGCATGTGTTAGTTTCCTAGGTTTGCCATAATAAAGTACCAAAACCCGGTGACTTAACAGAAGCGGATTCCTCTTTGAAGGCCCTgcttccaaataagatcacattctgaggtactggggagGGGAGTGGTTAGGACCTCAAcataccttttgttttttaaagattgatttattgatttgaaagagagagagagagagagagcacaaatgggaggtggagagagacaggaagagagaaggggagacaatctcaagcagattctttactgagcgcagagcccaatgtggggcttgatcccatgaccctgagatcacatcctgagccaaaaccaagagttggacactcaactgactggaccaccaggagcccctcaacatactttttttttgaaaggaatgCAATCCAACCCATAATAAGGAGTCATTAGTCATAATAGGGAGATATTGTCTAAAGTTTCCACACTAAGACATGGTCGTCTGTGCAAGTAATTTAGACTTATGTGGGTAAATATCACTTCACTCCCGGAACCCCATGCTTTAGAAGGCTCTGCTCTGACTCTCCTTTGGCCCAGTGTTGCCAGATTTAGTAGAATTTTAGACAAACAAGGAATAGGgctttctgtttatttacttgttcttATAATTAATATGTCCCATGTAATATTTGGGACACgcttatataaaaaattatcgttctttacctgaaattcaaattcaactggGTGTTCTGATTCTTATCTGGCAATCTGGCAATTTTCCAAGGCATCTTTCTACCTAGAGCTTACATCCTGCTTCTGGACCAGCCTTTGAGGATCTGAGACCCTGGAATTCTCTGCCTAAATGAAATGGCCTGAGCGTGTTTCCAGGGCCTCTGTAAGCCTATCACCCTGACCACTCCTCCCCAGAGAGGACTATACCAAGGCATGTGTTTCCCTAGGCCCAAGTCCGTTTGAGGGAGGTTGGGGACGTGGACAGACCTTGACTGTGAAGACTGAGGtgtctacctacctacctacctacctgcctACCTGCCTGTATGCACAGCGCCCTGCATGCTGCATGATGGAGCTGGAGGTGGGAAGAGAAATAGGACAGCTGCAGGTTGGGAGCTGGAGGCTAGGGGCTGCCCGTCTAGCTCAGGTGAGGGCCTCGGAGAAGTCCAAGAGCTTGGCTTTCAAATGGCTGTGAGGGACATTTGtcaaggcagaagaaaaaacacattgCAGTTTGTAGggtttataacttttaaatatttagacatacGGTATGTGTGCCTCCCAATGTCCTTtaccccaggccctgcagacgtTAGGGGCAAGGCCTGATGTGCGGCCATAGCGGAACTAAAAACAGAAACCATCCCAAACTGCTGACTCTGGGGAATGGattgggggagaggagagaggggaatcTGATTTCCTGTGTTAACATTTGCATTCTTTACTTTGTTTTGAAAGTTATTCAAGTTCCCAACCCTTCCCCGGAGTTTTCCTGACCCCGACTCTCACCTCTCTTCTAGGAGCTTCTATAACCCTCACTGGCTGTGCAACATTCTATCCGGCCTGGACTGCTCTCCCAGAGGCCTCTGCAgccatgtcccctccccaggcAGACTGGCCGCCTGTCTCCTCTTGTTGTCTCCCCCAAGAGTGGCCGTGGGCTGAGGTTAGCATGGCCGGTTGCGTACCCTGCCTGCGGTCAGCAGCCCCGGCTGGAGCTCCTCCCATGCCTCTGTCTCTAGGTGGGGCTCGCACCTGAACCCCTAGTCAAGGCCCTCAGGGGTGGGAAAGCCAGGGTCCCTGTCTTCAGCCTCTTGCTGGTTGGTGGCGGGGAGCAGTGTGGCAGGGAAGCCTCGCTGCGGCCTGCCTGTTGATGAGAAGCAGTGACCGCTGTGCCAGATGCCTGTGCTGTCAGTGAAAGGCTCAGCCTTGCTCCCCGCTGTCCCCAGCCTCTGCCACTCCTGTTCTCTTCATGGctcagtctctgcctccttcccccccgccccccgccctgtcTCCCCATTTCTCCTCTGGGCTCTCACTGCATCGCTCTCTAGCCCTCTGCCCACTGCTTCACTTCCACTTTCGCTACGGGCCACAGGGGCACTGCCACCCTCCCATTCCACACCCCAGGCCCCACTTCACCCACGGGGTTAcaccaccccaccctcaccccccacaccTGCACCCACATCCAGTCCTGGTCTTTCAGGCTACCAGATGGTCCTCGGCTCAGGCCCAGTGCCCCACAGCTAACGTAGGGCCTGGAATCCCGACCCTGTAACTCTGTCCCAGTGTCATAGAACCTCAATTCAAACACTCATTCATGCCGCTCCCCATCCTACCCCCAGCCTttgggaggggcgggggtggaAAACTGGAATCTGCTCTGTGCCCTGGGCTATGGCCAAGGTCTGGATTCCTGGAAATTGTGGGATCGGCCTGGggaagaacaaaaataattctcatgAAATATGCCCCAGTTAGTGCTGCTGCTAAAAACGGCTCCACAGACTAGGGGAAGGTCAGGAGAGGGCAGCAAGGATGGTGCCGGGAGGAGGACCAGAAATACAGGCTGGAGAGGGGCCAGGGAGAGGGAGGTCAGGGCCACACAGAAGGGAGGAGGTGGCGGTTCCCCCGGCGGGAGGCGGACGGCCGGGGGGCAGAGGCTTCCTGCTGGATGCACCAAGGCCATTCTTCATCCATCCTTTCAACAgcaatttattgagcacttactcaGAACCAAGTGCCCACCCACATGGAGCTCACTCTCAGATTGGGAGGATGGACGACAAACACTCCCAGATATGTCCGTGGTAGATCTTTCTTTGGGAGAGGGAGACCGAGACTgaccaggcctttttttttttttttttttttaataagctggTCCAGGAAGGCCCTTCCAGGAAGCTGGCATTTGAACAAAGGCTCCAAAGACAAGAGAGACGGAACTCTTCGAATACACAGGGACAGAGTCTAGTTCGAGAGAAGAGCAACAGGGATGACCCCAAGGTGGGAGCAGCTGAAGGGTGGGCCGGACACTGGGAGCTGGGCAGCGATGAGGCTGGAGACGGAGCCAGGGGCAGACCACTGAGGCACATCCAGGTTTCCAAGGTGGGGGGAACTGTGAGCCTCACATCTGTGTGACAGGGAGGGGTGTgcggagaggaagggggagagcgGGAAAGGGAATGGGTGGGAGTGAGGCATCTGCTGGGGGTCAGCTTGGGGCCAGGCCGCCTCTGCCCCGGCTGGGCCTCTGTGCGGCAGAGGATGCAGGGGAGAAGGTCCCACCAGGTGCACTCGTGAGCTCATGCACTCTCCGCCCCTGGACCCACACGTGAGCGACACTCACCATCACATACGCAAACCCGGCAAGGCTCTCATGTGCATGAGTAGGATTGATtgcatgtgaacacacacacacactcactcacacacacacacacgcgcgcgtgcGCGTGCAGACTCATCGTTCATTAGAATTTCAGGGCTCGGgtcacctgggcagctcaggggttgagcatctgccttcggcccagggcgtgatcctggggtcccgggatcgagtccctcttcgggctccctgcatggagcctgcttctccctctgcctgggtctctgcctctctctgtgtgtctcatgaataaataaataaaatcttaaaaaaataaacatatcaggGCTCTAGGACATTAGATCTTCTCGTCCAACTCCCACACAGGACAGAGAAACCAAGGCCCGGAAAAGGAAGGGACTTTCTCGAATCCCGTGAGCTGGTGGTGTGGGTGGACCTCGATGCCCTCCGCAagcacacgcatgcacatgcacCCACAGCCCACTCAGACTTCCCCCCACGGCCTCGGCTAGTCAAGGGCGCAGGCCTCTCCCTCCCAGGAGAGCCCCGGGGAGCTGCAACCCCTTCTGCCTGGAGCTGCTGAGCTTCCGCCCACCTAAGCAGGGCGGCGGGGGGCTGCTGGGGTGGACCCGGCCCTGCCGGGCAGCGTGCTGACCCCGGCCCCCAGCGCAGCAGGCACCCACTGGCCCTTCCGGCCCGGAGCCGGCTCCAGGCCCGCTGCACCCTCTATCCCCACCCCCGTCTGCATCTCGCACCTTCTCCCTGCCTCAGGTCCAGCCCTAGCCGTGCCCGCACCTCTGCTTTCTCGCCCCCGTCTCTGCGTCTCAGTGTCTCCAGGCCTCTCTGTCTGTGGggctctgtccttctccctctgttttctctgtctctttgggATCTGTTTTAACTTTCCAGGAAAAGCTGGAGTGGCCCGGCCAGCAGCCTCTGGTAAGCAGGAGCGAGGCTtcctgggggtgaggggatgcAGGCTCACAGCAGAGGCAGCAGCGCCCTGGGAGGGGGCAGACaaatgggaggaggaggggctggccTCTGCCGAGGGCACAGGGTGCACAACGGGGCACAGGAGAGAAAATCCCTGTGGGAACAAGTGAGAACTGCCCCCTCTCAGTGACCAGTCATGCCAGAGACTGTCAGGATTTTAGTGCCAAGAGTCTGTCATCGCAGAACACGCCTCAATCCTAGGCAAACTGAGACAGCTGGTCACTCTCTGATAACTAGTGAGGTCTGCAAgagccagggctggggtgggaaggaaggacTCCCAACCCTGTGCCCCCCAGTTCTGCCTTCCATGGCTGCGGGGCTGCTGAGGACccaggggggtggagggatggcgGGGTCTGAGAAGGGCTCTCCAGGCTTGGGGCCCTGAGGCCAGCTCAgaggaggcagggacagaggagaTGGTAGCCCAGGAGGAGGTAGGGGAGCCAACCTCAGGCTTGTCTCCTGCCTAATCAATCATGTTATCTCCTATGGGACGGGCTTTTCAGGAAGAACTTTAAGCCTCTGACAGCCACGGGGAGATGCAAGGGGCTCCCTAGGACATAATAAGCCCGCATCCTTGAAGGTGTATGAACAACTGGGAGCTGCACCACCACCCCTCAGGTCTACAGGGGTGCTCTTGTGTGACCCACTGTGAAGCATCTTGGAGGGTCAGATGGGTTTGGCTAAGGCCCACTTGGCCATGGTGGCCCTTGCCCTTGTGCTATTGGCCTTCCTGGTGGAGGTGGGGCATGACTACACCCTGGACAGTGGGCAAGAGCTGTCAGTGCCCAATGTGTGTGGACCCAGTTCTGCCTGGGTAGGCGGCTCCCTGTTACTTTTTCTGCCTTTAGCACCCCCTGGCCGTTCCACAGTGAGGTTCTGAGGGCAGACTAGTGTTCAGCTGTCATCAGGCCTTCATGATGGGGAATGGGGGTTCAAGGGCTCCCCTCCTTCAGGAAGGCTGCTGACATACTCAACCACCCAAGAGTGTGGCTCTCCCACATTGTgtgaaatattcttaaaatgccCTGTCCTAAGGCACCGTGTGACCCCAGGCACAGCCCTGTCCCAGGCTGGACCCTGAGTGCCTCTCCCTAAACGAGGAGGTAGAGAAAGTGACCTCTACAGTATCATTTCTGGCATTTGATGGCCACCCCATTCACCCATTCATCAAGTCAAGAAATAGTTATTAAACATCTCTGTGCCCGGGATTACCAGCAACCGGGAGGATAAGACGTCTGCCTTCAACAGGCTTTCTCTCTTGCGGAGGGCTCTCACATTAAACACGTGGGAAAACATTTCTGCCGAGTGAATTAACTGAGGAGAGCTCTCACAGGAGAGACAGAGTCCCAAACCAGCCAGCCAACAAGGAAACAGGCAGTGCAGACAGAAGGAAgcctgaacagaaaaaaaagagagagagctatTACTATCTTTGCAGAAATAAAGTATCCCTGAAACAAGAACAGGGTACAGCATGTTTTAAAGAGaacattcagggatccctgggtggcgcagcggtttggcgcctgcctttggcccagggcgcgatcctggagacccgggatcgaatcccacatcaggctcccggtgcatggagcctgcttctccctctgcctgtgtctctgcctctctctctctctctctgtgactatcataaaaaaaaaaaaaaaaatttaaagagaacattcagcaaataaaaaggaatctctgaaattaaaaatttatgtacCACACTATGAGAAGGGTGGAATGGTGACACAGGGAAGACCTCCCCGAAACAGCGACAGGAAGATACACAGAGGTGACGAAGGAGGGGAGAGACGAGGAAGTGAGGGGTCCCTCCAGGAAGCGAGACACCTGGCTAACTGGGGTtccagagagaacagagacaggGGAGGTCAGGAAACCACAGGCTTTCCCGGAGCTGGAGAACAGCTCGGTGGATTATCAGAAGCCGGAGATACAGCGGGTCCTACGGGCTGCCAGAAAGACAAAGCCCAGGTGGCCCGCACAGAATCGATGCCCCAGCAGCGGTGCAGCCCCCACACCAGCCCTGTAAGCACCAGCAAAGCATCGGCTTTAAAGGGAGGGCGTCCAGCAAAGTTCTGGGGTGCAGAGCTCCAGCTGGAGTTCTATCCCCAGCCCAACTATcactgggtggggggaggggcggcacCAGAGTCTCCAGACAGGCGGCTCTCCCAACACCCCTCCCATGCACCTTTTCTGCGAGGCGTTGGGGGGTGGGTTCTGCCAAAGTGAGAGTGGGATCAGGAAGCAAAAGGTCCAGGCCCCGAGAGCTGAGTAACCGACCCCCGGACCCCCGAGCAATGGAGGTGGGCCACCCGCTGTGCCTGCGGCCCGGCCACCCTTCAGGTGCACTGGGTAGGAGAGGTCAGAGGCCTCAGGGGGGATCCTCCAAGGCAAAGCTGACAGAGGACCGCATGTGTTTACTCATACTGAGAGATTTACCCAGCTCAAGGAGAGTGGGGAAATGAAATGGTGAtaagtattaaaaagataaataaataaaactaaaaacaagccTCCCTCTCTCAAGaaaaactaggggaaaaaaaaaaaagaaaaaagaaagaaaagaaaaaccagggaGGCCCATGAGGACAATTAATGGGGGAGCCTGCTTTAGTTTTGGCGGGCTCAGAAGGCGCTGCTCTGATGAGATGTTTGACGGAAGCCTGAAATGGGGGCAGGTGCCCGCCACAGCAGGGGTCTGCGGGCTGCGGAGGATCTTCACACTCTGGGCCGGGTGGAGACCGTGAGCTCCTCAGAGCACCTTGGAGGTGGCACGGCCCTCGCGTGAGCCAGGTGGTGTAGGGGCTGCACAGAAGCACAGGGAAGCCCCTTCCACCAGGAAACCCTCCGTGACTGGTATGGAGGTTGCCGAGTTCTCCTTTGCAGCGTGATGGACTCTGGGTGTCGTGCTTCCAGCCTCCAGCGGAGCCACCGAGCTCAGGGCTTTCTCCCCACTTGCCCAGCGCAACAACGACGATGCCAGACAAGGCTTCACCCGCAGTGGGACAGAACTCAGACTGCCAGAACCTTCTCAGGATCAGACTGCGGGGTTTTGCCGGGGGTATACTGTCCTTGCCCGGACTTCTGCAGCCTCGCTTGGCGAtgggaatggggggtgggggtggtgatgaACTGCGACGAGGGCTCCCCCGGGGATGCTTTTGACCAAAGAGGACACTGTCTTTGGCCCTGCCAGGACGGTAAGTTGAGTCCTGAGCAGGATTCAGTCCGGTATAcagatggaaggaaaaggaaggttgGGGGACGAGGGGGCTGAGGGGACGTGAGCAGGCTTAAGGTGTGGAGGATAAAAGGATCCAGTCTACAAAGTGCTTTTCGGGGGCTCTCCCACCGTCTGGCTTCTCTTGAGGCTCTCTTGTTCTGGGCCACCTTCTCCTCCCCGTTCCTATTCCTCTGAGCCCTCCTTTTCGGAGGAAGAGGTCAGATGCCCTCACCCTGGAGGCATATGTCCCTTCCACACACAGCTAGCGTTGGGACAGTGGAGCCCAGAGAGCAGAGCCGCCTCCACAGACATCCAGCACCAGCGGTGGCATTTCAAGCACCGtgggaggacacagagagaatatTCTGGAAGGAGTGAGACCCTCAGCCTCACCCCGGCCTGTCAGGTGGGCCATCCTGGGTAACAAACTGTCTCTGTGAGCCTGGGTATCCCAGATTCCTGGCCGGGGAAACTGGAGGCTGACCCGTCCCTGTCCTGAGTTTTGGGCCACAGGGTTGGGAGCCTCGTCACCCCTCTGCCTGCTTCCCCGACCCTGCCCCTCCCGGCACAGCGGGGAGCCCAGCTTGGCCCCTGGGCGCCCGGGGACTCCCCGGACAACTGTGTCTCCAGCAGCCTCTCCTCGGAGCCAGCAGGCAGGCCTGACACAGACAAGGAAGCTGTGTTTTCTCACAAAAATGGGACTAACATTTTGGCTTCTTACTGAGGTGTGGGAGCCTGGCAGGTTTTTCACACACTTTGGCCTTCTCAGCTTCTCATTGAGACACACCATCACCCACACAGACACGTGGACACAAAGACCCACACTTCTACACGCAGACACACCCCCCATCCACACACAGACTCGCACACACCGGGACAAACGCGGAGACGGCGCACAAAGGCACAGTCTCACGCCTACGCAAACACACGTTCAAACGTTTCCCAAACACACAGATTCACACACATGGTCTCACGCCTCCGTTCCGCACAAACATACAAACTCACCCCCACACAGAAATGTCACACACGTGTGCCTACACAAGCACTTCTCCggccccagcctggcccagacccccccgccccccgccaccccgcGCATTCTCTTATTCGAAGTGGGGTTCAGAGTGTCCCGCCTTCCAGGAGACTCATTCTTATGCTTCGCTCCGTAAAAAGTCTTCTAGCCCCATCTTCTCCTGGGTCCTGTCCAGCTAGTGCTGTGTCTTTAAGGAAGTTGAAGCTGCtaaaagtgagtgagagagagggaaaaaaaagaaaaaaaaaattggcatctTTTCCCTCTCAAGTTTCTGGTGTCACTTATGAAACACGGGTCCTCGCTGCTGCAGAGCAGCAGTTGTTTTGCTAGAAGGAGGGAGTGTCCGGGCCGCCTGGGCTCCCTTCCTGCAGCCTCCTCTCGGCGAGGCCCCAGGCACCCTGTCTGGGGAAGGGCGGGCACGGTTGGGGCGGGACGGGCTGCCCCTGCCGCGGCCTCCTGTCCTCCCTCGGGCACCCGTGGCCCTGCGGCCTCCCCGGGGCCAACTCAGTCCTTTGTTGCTCTTTGGTTCCACCGTAGAAGACAGTCGTCCACTTGGCTAGGAAAGACTAGTTTGAAGGTAAGCCAGCTGGAAGGCGGGAGGCCTGCTGGGCCCCGGAGCTGGACGGCCCGGTGCTTCCCCGTTGGGTCGGGGTGCTGGGGATGATCCCTTGTTTGGATCTGTGCACCGGGCGTCTGCCCCGCCAGCAACCGCATCCCCGGAAACCCCAACAGCGCTTGGGCTGAGCCACTGGCCTCGCCCAAGCCAGCGGAGAGGTCCTGGCGGGGGTTTATTTAGGCAGCTGCCCCTGCAGCTTGAACAGAACAGGCCACGGGTCTGACTCCGTAGAAAGGGTTTGGTGTCTGCTGTGGTCAGAGCCTGTAGGACGGGAGGGGGCGGACGGGGTGGATGGGGGCGGCGTGCACTGCACAAGGGGCCTTGTCTGGGCCGGGGCAAAGCATACCTATGGGGGGCTCTGGTGGGAGGGGCCGTGGCCAGGatgtgggagggcaggagggaggttCCCggagtgctgggggagggggccgctGAGAGCGGATTTCAAGTCATAAAGTCAGCTCGGAGCTGGGGAGCGGGCGAGGCAGGGAGAGCTCTCTGcttggaggaggagctggggtcCGTCTTCGCCTCTCCTGGCTGCATGACCTCGGGCAAGTCCTGGCCCTTCTCTGGGTCTCGGTGTCCCCTTCTGTAGAATGGCCTGCGGGCTAGGTGGTGTTGGGGCTTAGCTGGATTTCTGGGGGGCAGGGCCTTCCGATGGGGAAGAGCTCTGGCTGGCTGGGGTCCCGAGAGGGCCGAGCACCTCGCACGGGTCCTTCGGGTCACCTTGGCGGCATGTCCTTCTCTGCAGGAGGTAGGATGCCGGAGCTGAGGCTGCTGTGCTGGGCGCTCCTCCTGGGCCTGGCGCGGGCCTGCCCCGAGCCCTGCGACTGCGGAGAGAAGTACGGCTTCCAGATCGCGGACTGCGCCTACCGTGACCTGGAGGCTGTGCCACCCGGCTTCCCGGCCAATGTGACCACGCTGAGCCTGTCAGCCAACAGGCTGCCGAGCCTGCCAGAGGGGGCCTTCAGAGAGGTGCCCCTGCTGCAGTCGCTGTGGCTGGCGCACAACGAGATCCGCGCGGTGGCCGCCGGCGCCCTGGCCCCTCTGGGCCACCTCAAGAGCCTGGACCTCAGCCACAACCTCCTCTCTGACTTCGCCTGGAGCGACCTGCACAACCTCAGTGCCCTCCAGTTGCTCAAGATGGACAGCAACGAGCTGACCTTCATCCCCCGGGACGCCTTCCGCAGCCTGCGTGCCCTGCGCTCCCTGCAGCTCAACCACAACCGCCTGCACACGCTGGCCGAGGGCATCTTCACGCCGCTCACCGCGCTGTCCCACCTGCAGATCAACGACAACCCCTTCGACTGCACCTGCGGCATCGTGTGGTTCAAGACCTGGGCCCTGACCGCGGCTGTGTCCATCCCGGAGCAGGACAACATCACTTGCACCTCGCCCCACGTGCTCAAGGGCACACCGCTGAGCCGCCTGCTGCCGCTGCCCTGCTCGGCGCCCTCGGTGCAGCTCACCTACCAGCCCAGCCAGGACGGGGCTGAGCTGCGGCCTGGCTTCGTGCTGGCCCTGCACTGCGACGTGGATGGGCAGCCGGCACCCCAGCTCCACTGGCACATCCAGACGCCCGGCGGCACCGTGGAGATCGCCAGCCCCAACGTGGGTGCCGACGGGCGCGCCCTGCCCGGCGCCCCCGCGGCCAGCAGCCGGCCGCGCTTCCAGGCCTTTGCCAACGGCAGCCTGCTCATCCCTGACTTTGGCAAGCCGGAGGAAGGCACCTACAGCTGCCTGGCCACCAACGAGCTGGGCAGCGCGGAGAGCTCGGTGAACGTGGCCCTGGCCACACCGGGCGAGGGTGGCGAGGATGTGCTGGGGCGCAGGTTCCACGGCAAAGCGGCCGAGGGGAAGGGCTGCTACACGGTTGACAACGAGGTGCAGCCCTCAGGCCCGGAGGACAACGTTGTCATCATCTACCTCAGCCGCGCCGGGGCGCCTGAGGCTGCAGCAGCAGGAGAAGGGGTCCCTGGGCAGCAGCCCCCGGGCCTGCTCCTCCTAGGCCAGagcctcctcctcgtcctcctcacttccttctagcctccccccacccgccctgcCCTGGGCCGGCTGGAGCAACCCCAAGGCCTCCCTGATTcccgcccccgcccaccccgACACTGTGCCGAGGGGCCTGAGGATGGCAACTCCCAAGGCCTGCGTGGGGGCCTCCACGTCTTCCTACCTCCCTTCTCGTCTCTCCTGGAACGCTCACCACCCCCAACTTGTAAACTTGCTCAAAGCTAGGGACTAGAACCGAATTTGATTCCGTACTCACCGTCTACGGTGCTGTTTGCTGCTAACCACACTGCCCATGCTCCCCGAGCGGGGCGGCCTGCCAGCAGGGCCATGCCCGACCGACCGGGTGAAGCCTCACTGATGGAATTCCGGGCGCTGGGACCAAAGAGCTGGCAAAGGCtggggccccggggctggggctgggggcttggCGGGGAGGTGGCCCGAAGCAGACAGGGCGTAGGAGAGAGGACTAGGGTCTAGGGGCAGTGGCTGGCATGGCTCTGGGCTCTTGGTGACCTGCTTAAGCTCCTGCTGCCTCTTGGCATTCTCTGATGGTTTGGGGGCTCGGGAATCTGTGCCCTCATCTCAGACAGGACTGGAGGATCCAGGACGGCCTTCAACTTCTCCCGCTCTGTGCCCCTCCACCCCGGACACCTGTCCCGCCTCTCTCTCCAAGTATGCATCTGTAGCCTGCCCCTCCACAGAGGCTAGCCAGCCCGGGGCGGCCGAGAAATAAACAGCATTTCTGATGCTCTCTTGTGACTGCCTGGCGTTTTGTCTGAATCGAGGACCCCTCCCTATCACCCCGGTTGGGGAAAGGATAGGGAACTGGAGAGTCAGGAAGGCCAGCCTGCCCGTCAACATGCGAAGGGGCCTGTGAGGCACACCCAGACTGCGAGGAGCCAGCACGAGAGGGGGGAGCCCGTGGGTCAGGGGCCGGGCCTCAAGCTGAGCAGAGCGGCAGGTGTTCCCTGTCTTTCAACTGGCCTAGGGGTCAAGTGGGGGTGCGGGCCTGATAACCATCACAGAGCTTCCCTAGGGTCCTGCTGGCCCCGAGCAGTGCTTTCTGCCAGCAGTGGCCTAAGGACGCATGGGGTCTGGGGGGCACGGAGGATGGAAGCACCCGGATTGTGGCCCCTCTTCCCAGTCCTGCTCCTGGGAGAGACGTTGGGGAATGGAGAGGAAATGAGGAACAGACAAGGcaagatggagaagaaagagaaaggaggaggtggggacacagaccaggggagagagaaagacccAGGGATTGAGGACGAGAGCGTCCTGGAGGGGGATGATGGAGATGATGAGTAGTGCTTTCCAGGAAGAAGAAACGGTATTCCTGGAGGAAAGTCATTTGTGGGAGTCTTCCCCACACAGCAGGTGGACTTGGGGGGTGGTGAGGGCCTAGCAGAAAGCCGCAGGTCTCTCAGAGTGGGGAGCACGTGGAAATGGAGTCAGAACCTGGAGACTGATCCCCAGATGTGTGTGAGTCAGAGATGgatctccacccccacccctttccaGACCGAAGGGTGCTACACAGAGGGACAGGACCCCCCGTGCAGGAGGCTCTGCGGCCTCCCGAGCTCTGCACTCAGGACCGCTGAGGCCGGCAAAGTGGAGGCAGGGATGCCCAGGAGCCTGGGAGGCAACTGTGAGCCTTGGAGGCTGGCTGGCTCCCCTTCCCAGTCCTCCTGGTCCACAGGCAGCACCTCCCCAGACCCCTCCCTCTGAGGTCACCAGCAGCGCATGTCAAGGGTCAAGGACGACTGCGCACCTGGTGGGAAGCAGCAGGCGAGAGCCAAGTCCCCTGTGCTGTGCCACCTTGGGCAAATGGCTGTCCATCTCTGGGCTGCGGTGTCCTCAGAAAACAAAGGACTGGTGGGATGCTTAAGGGTCCGACTGACTCTGATTATCTAAGGCTTGACATCCTCACCCACCTTGGACCCCTGATATCTCTGGCTGCATTCAGCCCATGCAGCTTGTCTTCAGGAAGTGGGGCCTGGGCCTAAGACCCGAGTCGGGGCAGCTGGGGAACAGCCGAGCTCTGAAAGAACT
This window encodes:
- the ISLR gene encoding immunoglobulin superfamily containing leucine-rich repeat protein isoform X2, producing the protein MPELRLLCWALLLGLARACPEPCDCGEKYGFQIADCAYRDLEAVPPGFPANVTTLSLSANRLPSLPEGAFREVPLLQSLWLAHNEIRAVAAGALAPLGHLKSLDLSHNLLSDFAWSDLHNLSALQLLKMDSNELTFIPRDAFRSLRALRSLQLNHNRLHTLAEGIFTPLTALSHLQINDNPFDCTCGIVWFKTWALTAAVSIPEQDNITCTSPHVLKGTPLSRLLPLPCSAPSVQLTYQPSQDGAELRPGFVLALHCDVDGQPAPQLHWHIQTPGGTVEIASPNVGADGRALPGAPAASSRPRFQAFANGSLLIPDFGKPEEGTYSCLATNELGSAESSVNVALATPGEGGEDVLGRRFHGKAAEGKGCYTVDNEVQPSGPEDNVVIIYLSRAGAPEAAAAGEGVPGQQPPGLLLLGQSLLLVLLTSF
- the ISLR gene encoding immunoglobulin superfamily containing leucine-rich repeat protein isoform X1, which produces MTSGGRMPELRLLCWALLLGLARACPEPCDCGEKYGFQIADCAYRDLEAVPPGFPANVTTLSLSANRLPSLPEGAFREVPLLQSLWLAHNEIRAVAAGALAPLGHLKSLDLSHNLLSDFAWSDLHNLSALQLLKMDSNELTFIPRDAFRSLRALRSLQLNHNRLHTLAEGIFTPLTALSHLQINDNPFDCTCGIVWFKTWALTAAVSIPEQDNITCTSPHVLKGTPLSRLLPLPCSAPSVQLTYQPSQDGAELRPGFVLALHCDVDGQPAPQLHWHIQTPGGTVEIASPNVGADGRALPGAPAASSRPRFQAFANGSLLIPDFGKPEEGTYSCLATNELGSAESSVNVALATPGEGGEDVLGRRFHGKAAEGKGCYTVDNEVQPSGPEDNVVIIYLSRAGAPEAAAAGEGVPGQQPPGLLLLGQSLLLVLLTSF